From the genome of Solanum lycopersicum chromosome 12, SLM_r2.1:
TGAATTGCCAAATAGACCAATGATGGCAATTCAGGCCACCATGTTTGAACATGGTGGCCTGGCGCTAGCCGTGCAAATTGTCCACACAACAGGTGATGGATTCTCTGGCTGCGCGATCACCGATGAGTGGGCTAAAGTTAGTCGAATGGAGAAAGGGAATGTGAGAAATTTACAATTTCGTTCGGATTTAGTGGAAGTATTTCCACCTAGGGATAATATTTTGGAGATGATTAAAAAAGGTAGGCCTAGAGgatatgaaatgaaaattgCTACAAGAATTTTCATGTTTGATGAAATTGCAATATCTAAGTTGAAGGAAAATGTGAACAAGTTTATGAGTTATTCATCAAGAGTTGAAGTTGTGACTGCACTTATTTGGAGAAGCCTTATGCGTGTGGTGAGGTTGAGACATGGTCACAATAGGCCATCCATGCTACAATTTGCCATAAATTTAAGAGGAAGAGGGTCTCCAAGAGTAGTTGGTACGCAAAACATGTTATTCCTTCTGTTACAATTTACGTGATacacttttctttttagtttgtcgTGAAAAAACAGCTTACTTTCTATTCGGTGTCTGATGCAAACATTGGATTCCTGAAGTGTTCGTTGTTCGTTTTATCAACCTAAATGGCTACTCCCTTTTTGAGTGCAGGGGAAGATCAAAACTTTTTTGGGAACTTCTACCTTGACATTCCAATCAAATATGTGTCATCTCGTAGCAATCAAGATCCAGAATTACATGAAATTGTAACCTTAATTAGGAATGCGAAGAACAAAATTCTATCAGAGATTGCAAATGCTTCAAGTGAAGAGATTTTCTCAATATTAATTGAGTCATTGAATCAAATAAGAGAAGGGTATAATGATGATGAAATTGACCTTTATCCAACTTCAAGTTTGTGTAAATTTCCACTAAATGAGTCTGATTTTGGATGGGCTAAACCAATTTGGGTGAGCAGAGTAAATG
Proteins encoded in this window:
- the LOC100191129 gene encoding anthocyanin acyltransferase, translating into MSQITTQNLNGTCIQIEILNEKLIKPSLPTPNHLNSYKLSFFDQIAPNFAVPLLYFYPPVPPENSHLQRVEEVHKQLQNSLSEVLTKFYPLAGRLSEDGTSIECHDQGVIYLEAKVNCQLNEFLDKAYKDSDLVKIFVPPIRIRLAELPNRPMMAIQATMFEHGGLALAVQIVHTTGDGFSGCAITDEWAKVSRMEKGNVRNLQFRSDLVEVFPPRDNILEMIKKGRPRGYEMKIATRIFMFDEIAISKLKENVNKFMSYSSRVEVVTALIWRSLMRVVRLRHGHNRPSMLQFAINLRGRGSPRVVGEDQNFFGNFYLDIPIKYVSSRSNQDPELHEIVTLIRNAKNKILSEIANASSEEIFSILIESLNQIREGYNDDEIDLYPTSSLCKFPLNESDFGWAKPIWVSRVNVPFQMFFLMDSKNGIEARVCLNEEDMMKLEKDVDIVEFSYVPK